A portion of the Musa acuminata AAA Group cultivar baxijiao chromosome BXJ1-1, Cavendish_Baxijiao_AAA, whole genome shotgun sequence genome contains these proteins:
- the LOC103980302 gene encoding uncharacterized protein LOC103980302 gives MSLENEDRLLLERKTGSQKKSKILYTRDELLSFSNLDICKKLPRGIDASILSELDEASVIERQRGFGGLTFQSTKRSDYGSSPPNRLEGASSYFRGSSGRWDALSSGSDTRDGDLPSNREASMQDSGRRYGQQQQSRHLSQNLEHDGLLGSGAFPRPSGYAGSSGQKARATSQFQLNRTSEPYQPPRPYKALPFQRKDDKDSCNDETFGSTNYSSEDRAEEERRRRASFELMRKEQQKALQEKPKQIPDNHKENLDADIIALLQNSVDRNSKMSKTDMLDDSSLPQNDSSRVSSSMNAPLSRPLVPPGFSSTALDKNLPVQSSSTQFASEGSFSGSLDDLPPDGTDNDPEKRHQSAVCLDNSMLKTGSMSDLVVNVDEKLAIPSSVLKVKLPMDAENISCSTSGSPKVSKIWEEVIENDVSNTKEEKFEVTSPLMQDSSVSILEKLLGGSVVKTSGSSPTSSANQGFKTDEEPWVPAISESSKFASWFLEEENKHVEDLSSKDLLSLIVNNEKVNSSSSIISCDKAIEHMAPSLPIKISDTTEKLDASSATSLMVGIPEQYHQGVKPDLSPAVLTCEDLEQSFMANVAGRSSPQHAVQGPWKTTDGKMEQKLDIDDHASQHLLSLLQKGTKKEKAASVTPDGLDAEFFDKFSITDANSGFKLRIAEKATSCNSEPAPSSEKTLTLEALFGAAFMNELQSAQAPVSVQRVTDGGINTTEVPTSLGLPFQNSDAGFFPSSSGDYKQNKPAHEMDMVSTNQIQDANVHHTVGPSKEHENSLIEDSKHVASGFEERALQIHLPDEDNLITTSDSLDSVSSGPSPFPNATRSEELLSENSVEHLNYKLLNAITRDAERIPSSSLDGLPPFRTPHDLVGSDSFYHHLQGRTSPQLPHIINHARPLHPGLDHLTNRNQQMKFIGPEGIHHDPRRNLLENVVPLNTSNYASGPHVEPPDYHLMLQQMPIPGSYPQQLPLPGFPRGVPLPHHLNHMQGYIPEMNNVHNISLHQQHPTYGSLGMGMPGSLIGGGGGNHPEALQRLIDMELRANAKQVHPASAGHIPGIYGPEFDRSFRYR, from the exons ATGAGTCTGGAGAATGAAGACCGGTTATTGCTTGAAAGAAAAACTGGATCTCAAAA GAAGTCTAAGATATTATATACAAGAGACGAACTTTTGTCTTTTAGCAACTTGGATATTTGCAAAAAATTGCCCAGAGGAATCGATGCTTCGATTTTGAG TGAATTGGATGAAGCATCGGTCATTGAGAGGCAAAGAGGTTTTGGAGGCTTAACTTTCCAGAGCACAAAGCGGAGTGATTATGGATCATCACCGCCGAATAGGTTAGAAGGTGCAAGTAGTTATTTTCGAGGAAGCTCTGGAAGGTGGGATGCACTGTCTTCTGGATCGGACACTAGAGATGGAGACCTCCCATCTAATCGTGAAGCATCCATGCAAG ATTCTGGTAGGCGTTACGGACAGCAACAGCAATCTCGACATTTATCTCAAAATCTTGAGCATGATGGACTTCTGGGAAGTGGTGCATTTCCAAGACCTTCAGGTTATGCTGGATCCTCGGGACAAAAAGCTAGAGCAACCAGCCAGTTTCAGCTTAATAGGACTTCTGAACCTTATCAGCCCCCACGACCTTATAAG GCTTTACCCTTTCAACGGAAGGATGATAAAGATTCATGTAATGATGAAACATTTGGTTCTACTAATTATTCAAGTGAGGACAGAGCGGAAGAAGAACGGAGAAGAAGAG CATCCTTCGAGTTGATGAGAAAGGAACAACAGAAAGCACTGCAAGAGAAGCCAAAACAGATTCCTGATAATCACAAAGAAAATCTTGATGCTGATATTATTGCATTACTTCAGAACTCGGTTGATAGGAACAGTAAAATGAGTAAAACTGACATGCTGGATGATTCTTCACTGCCACAAAACGATTCTTCTAGGGTTTCTTCTAGTATGAATGCTCCCCTATCTCGGCCACTTGTACCACCTGGTTTTTCCAGCACAGCATTAGACAAAAACCTTCCTGTTCAGTCTTCAAGCACTCAGTTTGCGTCAGAG GGTAGCTTTTCTGGTAGTCTGGATGACCTTCCTCCAGATGGCACCGATAATGATCCCGAGAAAAGGCACCAATCAGCTGTATGCCTGGACAACAGCATGCTAAAAACTGGCTCCATGTCTGATCTTGTTGTGAATGTCGATGAAAAGCTTGCAATTCCATCATCGGTTCTCAAAGTTAAGCTCCCAATGGATGCTGAAAACATATCCTGTTCAACCTCCGGTTCTCCAAAAGtgagtaagatttgggaagaagtcATAGAGAATGATGTTTCCAACACTAAAGAAGAGAAGTTTGAGGTTACAAGCCCACTTATGCAGGACAGTTCAGTGTCAATTCTGGAAAAGTTGCTTGGTGGTTCTGTGGTAAAAACTTCTGGTAGTTCACCAACTTCCTCTGCG AATCAGGGTTTTAAAACGGATGAAGAACCATGGGTTCCTGCAATTTCCGAATCTTCCAAATTTGCTAGTTGGTTTCTTGAAGAAG AAAACAAGCATGTAGAAGACCTTTCATCAAAGGACTTGCTCTCTTTAATTGTGAACAACGAGAAAGTTAACTCATCATCTTCCATAATTTCTTGTGACAAAGCAATTGAGCATATGGCACCAAGCTTACCTATAAAAATTAGTGATACCACAGAGAAACTTGATGCATCCTCCGCAACTTCTTTGATGGTTGGGATCCCTGAGCAGTATCATCAAGGTGTTAAGCCAGATTTAAGTCCTGCTGTGCTGACATGTGAGGACCTTGAGCAGTCCTTCATGGCCAACGTTGCAGGTCGTTCAAGTCCACAGCATGCTGTTCAAGGACCTTGGAAGACTACAGATGGAAAAATGGAACAGAAACTGGATATTGATGATCATGCATCACAACATCTTCTTTCTCTATTACAGAAGGGGACAAAGAAAGAGAAGGCAGCATCAGTAACTCCTGATGGTCTAGATGCTGAATTCTTTGACAAATTTTCCATAACTGATGCTAATTCTGGTTTCAAACTTCGGATTGCTGAGAAGGCTACTTCTTGCAACTCTGAACCAGCACCCAGCTCAGAGAAGACCCTGACACTCGAAGCATTATTTGGGGCAGCATTTATGAATGAGCTCCAATCGGCTCAAGCTCCTGTCTCCGTGCAGAGAGTTACAGATGGTGGGATTAACACTACAGAAGTTCCAACATCACTTGGATTGCCATTTCAAAATTCTGATGCTGGTTTCTTTCCTTCTAGTTCTGGTGACTATAAACAGAACAAACCTGCTCATGAGATGGACATGGTATCTACAAACCAAATTCAAGATGCAAATGTTCATCACACTGTGGGTCCTTCCAAAGAGCATGAAAACTCTCTTATTGAGGACTCAAAACATGTTGCTTCTGGTTTTGAAGAAAGAGCTTTGCAAATTCACTTGCCTGATGAGGATAATCTGATTACTACTAGTGATTCTTTGGACTCTGTATCTTCTGGCCCTTCACCCTTTCCAAATGCTACTAGAAGTGAGGAGCTATTATCTGAAAACAGTGTGGAACATCTCAATTACAAATTGCTTAATGCTATTACAAGAGATGCAGAACGAATTCCATCGTCTAGTCTGGATGGCTTACCTCCTTTTCGCACCCCACATGACCTGGTTGGTTCTGATAGTTTTTATCATCATTTACAGGGAAGAACATCTCCTCAGTTACCTCATATCATCAATCATGCAAGGCCTCTACACCCGGGGCTGGATCATCTCACAAATAGGAATCAGCAGATGAAGTTTATTGGTCCTGAAGGCATCCATCATGATCCTCGTCGAAATTTACTTGAAAACGTTGTTCCACTTAATACTTCCAATTATGCTAGTGGCCCACACGTTGAACCTCCTGACTATCATTTGATGTTACAGCAAATGCCAATTCCAGGAAGCTACCCACAACAGTTACCTCTTCCAGGTTTTCCAAGAGGTGTACCATTACCTCATCACCTAAATCACATGCAAGGGTACATACCTGAGATGAACAATGTACACAATATTTCGTTACATCAGCAGCACCCAACTTATGGCAGCCTTGGAATGGGAATGCCAG GATCTCTCATTGGAGGTGGTGGAGGCAATCATCCGGAAGCATTACAAAGGCTGATTGATATGGAGCTGAGAGCTAATGCAAAGCAGGTGCACCCTGCATCAGCTGGTCACATTCCTGGTATATATGGTCCAGAATTCGACAGGAGCTTCCGGTACAGATGA
- the LOC135589574 gene encoding uncharacterized protein LOC135589574, which yields MEKVKCGQVSPVLKKGKKKQAKGELDRLKQAEKKKRRLEKALATSAAIRSELEKKKQKKIEEQQRLDAEGAAIAESVALHVLVGEDTDESCHFMVKDASEHSPWEYSHSIDHLMGYQGLAKYSGNGLGWVTEAHVPAWKCNNWGIGLPLPSQFHLKDLRSSAYDEAGRGADISAGLEAAQAVASLQIAEDSHGARFDGQGAATVVINKLLGGSNTGDKFNIYRKI from the coding sequence ATGGAGAAAGTAAAATGTGGTCAGGTAAGTCCAGTCttgaagaaaggaaaaaagaagcagGCCAAGGGTGAGTTGGATCGCCTGAAGCAGGCTGAGAAGAAAAAGAGGCGCTTAGAGAAAGCACTTGCAACCTCTGCAGCCATACGTtctgaattggagaagaaaaaaCAGAAGAAGATAGAAGAACAGCAAAGGTTGGATGCAGAAGGTGCTGCAATCGCTGAGTCAGTTGCTCTTCATGTCCTTGTAGGGGAGGACACAGATGAATCCTGTCATTTCATGGTGAAGGATGCTAGTGAACATAGCCCATGGGAATATTCACATAGTATTGATCATTTAATGGGTTATCAAGGCTTAGCAAAATATTCTGGCAATGGACTGGGGTGGGTAACCGAAGCACATGTCCCTGCATGGAAGTGTAACAATTGGGGGATCGGACTGCCGTTGCCATCTCAATTTCACCTGAAAGATCTTCGCTCATCAGCTTATGATGAAGCTGGTCGAGGAGCAGATATCTCCGCAGGATTAGAGGCTGCACAGGCTGTTGCATCACTGCAGATTGCAGAAGATTCACATGGTGCTCGATTTGATGGTCAGGGAGCGGCAACTGTTGTTATTAATAAACTGCTGGGAGGCAGCAATACCGGTGACAAATTCAACATTTACAGGAAGATATAA